A window of Rufibacter sp. LB8 contains these coding sequences:
- a CDS encoding PAS domain-containing sensor histidine kinase, which translates to MMEDAITASAKTGVDSSAALVDMAFMNALVEHSPEPMLLLEPDGTILYVNQAVCSLTGRSKEELLTFGRALLIDPQDPRWRLSFLEREQTGQSMAELNMLHQDGSRIPVEVKSRAFVNSANKTLTSVHVRDLRTYYKTKQKIAEQQQDLQNAFKDLELVLEHSADMICTFDQKGTILQINNACRQILGYTAQEMIGKNYTEFIHPEDVPITIDDTRQVQEQNITNNFRNRYLHKNGSTVYLSWSSSLLKEVGKIYCIARNITERIQIEQKHHENETKMEALLQEGYDLVCIIDRNGVYSYVSGSLRNVLGYEPQDLVGFNAFSFIHPEDLPAVQQQFEKVLLGMESQTPPFRFKTKCGEWRWVETKGVNCFHIPSINGIIINSRDISERLAYQHQLELNEKKYKALFENNPDCVYSLNTEGFFTSVNAATVAKSGYTEEQLLQMNFVELLHPDWLEVAIQEFHKCLAGDSRTSELIVLNAKGQEIHLAITKVPVVVNGQLLGVHGIAKDITLNKKQQKLLSQTASRLNNILESIKDGFFTLDKAWCFTYVNHQFEKAMHVDGEELYGRDIRNLYPKDQYEVFYQQFDLALQEKRPIQFEAFVAVLGMWLDVSVYPSHEGLSVYIKGINARKAVEAELKKLSLVASKTVNSVYITDEEACIEWVNDGFTRISGYTLEEVKGRKPGDFLAGPSTNREKVSAIRQKLTFDQPFVQEVQNRNRFGEIYWSKLDVTPIIDEHSGGAKKFIVIETVITDQKIAEEERIKLTDELLRRNHHLQQFTYIVSHNLRSPVANILGLTSLLSSGGNVDMQKGLTDRLKLTAQNLDAIIRDLNDLLSLQGGLLEARDKVSLATVVDQALQGLPADSIQEVQVELNGIDEIDSVRSYVSSIVSNLLSNAVKYKSLDRPLQIKITAHWTEENRQLCLAVTDNGLGINLEKEGKNLFGLYKRFHFHVAGRGLGLYLVKTQAEAMGGSVRVESTPGAGSTFYVCLQTAL; encoded by the coding sequence ATGATGGAGGACGCAATTACTGCCTCGGCCAAAACCGGGGTTGACTCATCTGCGGCGTTGGTAGACATGGCATTCATGAATGCGTTGGTAGAGCATAGCCCAGAACCTATGTTGCTGCTGGAACCAGATGGCACCATACTATACGTGAACCAGGCGGTCTGCTCGCTCACCGGCAGGTCAAAAGAAGAGCTGCTCACCTTTGGCCGTGCGTTACTCATCGACCCCCAAGACCCCAGATGGCGGCTGTCTTTTCTGGAGCGGGAGCAAACGGGTCAGTCCATGGCTGAATTGAACATGCTGCACCAAGACGGTTCCCGTATTCCCGTGGAGGTGAAGTCACGCGCCTTCGTCAATTCTGCCAACAAGACCCTGACCAGCGTGCACGTGCGCGACCTGCGGACTTATTACAAAACCAAGCAGAAGATAGCGGAGCAGCAGCAAGACCTTCAGAATGCGTTCAAAGACCTGGAGTTGGTGCTGGAACATTCCGCAGACATGATCTGCACGTTTGACCAGAAGGGCACCATTCTGCAAATTAACAATGCCTGCCGGCAGATTCTTGGGTACACGGCCCAAGAGATGATTGGTAAGAACTACACGGAGTTTATTCACCCCGAAGATGTTCCCATTACCATTGATGACACCAGACAGGTACAGGAACAAAACATCACCAACAATTTCCGGAACCGCTACCTGCACAAGAATGGCTCCACTGTCTACTTGTCTTGGTCCTCTTCTCTGTTGAAAGAGGTGGGCAAGATCTATTGCATTGCCCGCAACATCACAGAAAGGATTCAAATAGAGCAAAAGCACCATGAGAATGAAACCAAAATGGAGGCGCTGCTGCAGGAAGGCTATGACCTGGTCTGCATCATTGACCGGAATGGAGTGTATTCTTATGTGAGTGGCAGTCTGCGTAATGTACTGGGCTATGAGCCGCAAGATTTGGTGGGCTTTAATGCCTTCAGCTTCATTCACCCAGAAGACCTGCCAGCGGTGCAGCAGCAGTTTGAAAAAGTACTGCTGGGCATGGAATCACAGACGCCTCCTTTCAGGTTTAAGACCAAATGCGGCGAATGGCGCTGGGTGGAAACCAAAGGAGTAAACTGCTTTCATATTCCTTCCATCAACGGCATCATCATTAATTCCAGAGACATAAGTGAGCGGTTGGCCTACCAGCACCAGCTGGAACTGAACGAGAAAAAATACAAAGCGCTCTTTGAGAACAACCCAGACTGCGTCTACTCTTTAAACACTGAAGGCTTCTTTACTTCTGTGAATGCGGCCACCGTGGCGAAGAGCGGGTATACAGAAGAGCAGCTGTTGCAGATGAATTTTGTGGAGTTGCTGCACCCAGACTGGCTGGAAGTGGCCATTCAGGAGTTTCATAAATGCCTGGCGGGCGACTCCAGAACCTCTGAGCTCATAGTCTTAAACGCCAAGGGCCAGGAAATACATTTGGCCATCACCAAAGTACCGGTGGTAGTGAACGGGCAGTTGCTGGGCGTGCACGGTATTGCCAAAGACATCACTCTCAACAAAAAGCAGCAGAAACTTCTGTCACAGACCGCCAGCCGCCTCAACAACATCCTGGAAAGTATTAAAGATGGCTTCTTTACCTTAGACAAGGCCTGGTGCTTCACCTACGTGAACCATCAGTTTGAGAAAGCCATGCACGTAGACGGCGAGGAACTGTACGGCAGGGATATTAGAAATCTCTACCCCAAAGACCAGTATGAAGTGTTCTACCAGCAGTTTGACCTGGCGCTGCAGGAAAAGAGGCCAATTCAATTTGAGGCTTTTGTAGCAGTGCTGGGCATGTGGCTGGACGTGAGCGTGTACCCATCACACGAAGGGTTGTCTGTCTACATCAAAGGCATAAACGCCCGTAAAGCCGTGGAGGCCGAACTCAAGAAACTGTCTTTGGTGGCCAGCAAAACGGTGAACTCGGTGTACATCACAGATGAGGAAGCCTGCATAGAATGGGTGAATGACGGGTTCACGCGCATCTCGGGCTACACCTTAGAAGAAGTAAAAGGCCGAAAACCTGGCGATTTTCTGGCGGGTCCCTCCACTAACAGAGAGAAAGTGAGCGCCATCCGGCAGAAATTGACCTTTGACCAGCCCTTTGTGCAGGAAGTGCAGAACCGGAACCGCTTCGGGGAAATTTACTGGTCTAAATTGGATGTGACACCTATCATTGATGAGCATTCGGGCGGAGCCAAAAAATTCATTGTGATCGAAACCGTGATCACAGACCAGAAAATTGCCGAGGAGGAACGCATCAAACTCACCGATGAATTGTTGCGCCGCAACCACCACTTGCAGCAGTTCACCTACATTGTGTCACACAACCTGCGCTCGCCGGTGGCCAACATTCTGGGGCTTACCTCGCTGTTGAGTTCTGGGGGCAACGTGGATATGCAGAAAGGCCTAACCGACCGCCTGAAACTCACCGCCCAAAACCTGGATGCCATCATCAGAGACCTGAATGATTTGTTGAGTCTGCAGGGCGGCCTGCTGGAGGCCCGCGACAAAGTTTCTTTGGCTACGGTGGTGGACCAGGCCTTGCAGGGCTTGCCCGCCGACAGCATTCAAGAAGTGCAGGTGGAACTCAACGGCATTGATGAAATTGACTCTGTGCGAAGTTACGTGAGCAGCATTGTGTCTAACCTGTTGTCTAACGCTGTCAAGTACAAGTCACTGGACCGGCCTCTACAGATTAAAATCACCGCCCATTGGACCGAGGAAAACCGGCAGCTGTGCCTTGCCGTCACAGACAATGGGCTGGGAATTAACCTGGAGAAGGAAGGCAAAAACCTGTTTGGTTTGTACAAGCGCTTCCACTTTCACGTGGCGGGGCGCGGCTTGGGGCTCTATTTGGTTAAAACCCAGGCAGAGGCCATGGGCGGAAGTGTACGCGTGGAGAGCACCCCGGGCGCGGGTTCCACCTTCTATGTCTGTTTGCAAACAGCGTTGTAA
- a CDS encoding site-specific DNA-methyltransferase → MAGATGFSSSEHLLQQVQTLVPEAFTPNGKLNVEHLQTLLGTGVVDSSEAYGLTWPGKAAAYHEAQTPAQSWLMPCPQESADWENAPHTFIEGENLEVLKLLQPTHAGKVKAIYIDPPYNTGSDSFIYADRFAETRKAYQHRAGKAKNTSGNGHYHANWLSMMLPRLVLSRNLLREDGLLFVSIDDHEVAQLKLVLDEVYGEENYIDIFCWAKSETPANLSKKSKKVVEYVLCYQKKKSDQTFTGVRKSSPSSNGLLNQTNKLNTLTFPAHHVTTRLPNGPLLKGRYGTKSYTIDLLEDTQVKDGFFIEPVVLRAKFKWTQPKLEAEILKGTKLSIPTAKLSPSYEKLAYPAEVPPNLINAKVGVGTNENASADLEALFGAKVFDFPKPVSLIKYLLGFSDDPDGLFLDFFAGSGATAQAVLEMNQQDQGRRKFICVQLAEPVAASTVAAAQGFSTISEITKKRIELVLSRLAEQHPETPLAGFRFYRQQPA, encoded by the coding sequence ATGGCAGGCGCTACAGGATTTTCTTCGTCAGAACACCTTCTCCAGCAGGTACAAACCTTGGTACCAGAGGCTTTTACCCCAAACGGAAAACTGAACGTGGAGCATTTACAAACCCTGCTGGGTACCGGAGTGGTAGATTCTTCTGAAGCCTATGGGTTAACCTGGCCAGGCAAGGCCGCCGCCTACCATGAGGCCCAGACGCCAGCCCAATCATGGCTCATGCCCTGCCCCCAGGAATCTGCTGACTGGGAAAACGCGCCCCATACCTTTATAGAAGGCGAAAACCTGGAGGTCTTGAAACTCCTGCAGCCAACCCATGCCGGCAAAGTAAAAGCCATTTACATTGACCCGCCGTACAACACGGGATCAGACAGTTTCATTTACGCAGATCGTTTCGCCGAAACTCGCAAAGCTTACCAACATCGGGCCGGGAAAGCAAAAAACACCAGTGGTAATGGACACTACCACGCCAACTGGCTCAGCATGATGCTGCCCCGGCTGGTGCTGTCCAGAAACCTGCTGCGCGAAGACGGCCTTCTGTTTGTGAGCATTGATGACCATGAAGTGGCGCAGCTCAAGCTGGTATTAGATGAAGTGTACGGCGAAGAGAATTACATTGATATTTTCTGCTGGGCCAAGTCTGAGACGCCCGCCAATCTCTCCAAAAAAAGCAAGAAAGTGGTGGAGTACGTGCTCTGCTACCAGAAAAAGAAATCAGACCAAACGTTTACCGGCGTCCGAAAAAGCAGCCCCAGTTCCAACGGCCTTTTAAACCAGACCAACAAGCTGAACACGCTCACCTTCCCGGCCCACCATGTTACTACCCGCCTGCCCAACGGTCCGCTACTCAAAGGCAGATACGGCACCAAAAGCTACACCATTGACTTGCTGGAAGATACCCAGGTAAAAGACGGTTTTTTCATAGAACCTGTGGTTTTACGCGCCAAATTCAAGTGGACCCAGCCCAAACTGGAAGCCGAAATTCTGAAGGGCACCAAACTGAGCATTCCTACCGCGAAACTGAGCCCCTCATATGAAAAACTGGCCTACCCTGCCGAAGTGCCGCCCAACCTCATCAACGCCAAAGTGGGCGTGGGCACCAATGAAAACGCCAGCGCCGACCTGGAGGCACTGTTCGGGGCCAAGGTGTTTGACTTCCCCAAGCCGGTGAGTTTGATCAAATACCTGTTGGGCTTCTCAGATGACCCAGACGGCCTTTTCCTGGATTTCTTTGCCGGCTCAGGGGCCACGGCGCAGGCCGTTCTGGAGATGAACCAGCAAGACCAGGGCCGCCGCAAATTCATCTGCGTCCAGTTGGCTGAACCCGTGGCTGCCTCTACCGTGGCCGCCGCCCAAGGATTTTCCACCATCTCAGAAATCACCAAAAAAAGAATAGAACTTGTGTTGTCAAGACTAGCGGAGCAGCACCCAGAAACACCGCTGGCCGGCTTTAGGTTTTACAGGCAACAACCTGCATAA
- a CDS encoding amidohydrolase family protein: MKKVILSVLAVAALSLQSRAQETYPRNGVYDERSGLRAFTNATIYVDHQTKLENATLVIKDGKIVAVGTKVSIPTGAQVVDLKGKTVYPGFVDPFSTYGMPAMPPRTGGFGGGPQAESKKEGAYSWNQAIRPETNAAEVFKVDNRTADELRKLGYGAVLTQHQDGLARGTAALVSLANKRENQVILLDRAAAALSFDKGSSTQEYPSSLMGSIALLRQTYLDARWNQQNPDKEQNISLKAFTEANKLPQIFEVSNKLNAVRADKVGDEFGHQYIFKGNGDEYQMLPAIKQTGAPFILSLNFPDAYNVEDPYETRRINLEDLKHWEMAPANPSMLVKEGVTIAFTASDLREKNRFLPNLRKAVQYGLPEQEALKALTSTPARLIKAEKQVGALREGMQANFVIASGRLFDNATILLENWVQGEGYKISETPGDYRGVYSLKVGNQPERRMIIAGTAEKPDLKVVTTDTLKGSLTFSGDMLTFAFAPAKGAKESIRLTGWKSAQGFQGEAQLPDAQTVKWNAVLSQAATQQARRDSARTKAAEKIELGQMVYPFAAFGRTELPKSETVLIKNATVWTNEKEGKLENADVLLRDGKIAQVGKNLSASGAKVIDGTGKHVTPGIIDEHSHIALDGVNEGTQAVTAEVRMADVVNHEQVNIYRQLAGGVTTSQLLHGSANPIGGQSALIKLRWGQAPEKLMFEGADGFIKFALGENVKHSNRSAVYTVRFPQTRMGVEQVMVDAFQRAKEYEKTWAGYNKLSKSQKAKTPAPRRDIELDALVEILNNKRYITCHSYVQSEINMMMKVADQMGFKVNTFTHILEGYKVADKMKAHGAGGSTFSDWWAYKMEVKDAIPYNAAIMHNVGVTTAINSDDAEMARRLNQEAAKTMKYGGVSEEDALKMVTLNPAKLLHIDNKVGSLKAGKDADVVLWNTHPLSIYARPEKTFVDGVAYFDLDSDKTLQEAQEKERLRLVNKMLAAKARGEKTQSAPTGRRFGQQVLHCEDVENAEEETLFESEYHNKTQGGH; this comes from the coding sequence CTCTCCGTGTTGGCCGTGGCGGCCTTGTCGCTGCAGAGCCGAGCACAGGAGACGTATCCGCGCAATGGGGTCTATGATGAACGGTCCGGCCTGCGGGCCTTCACCAACGCCACCATTTACGTAGACCACCAAACCAAATTAGAGAACGCCACGCTGGTTATTAAAGACGGCAAAATTGTGGCCGTGGGCACGAAAGTGTCAATTCCAACCGGAGCCCAGGTGGTAGACCTCAAAGGCAAAACGGTTTACCCGGGCTTTGTAGACCCGTTCAGCACCTACGGCATGCCGGCAATGCCTCCCAGAACGGGTGGTTTTGGGGGTGGTCCGCAGGCCGAATCTAAGAAAGAAGGCGCCTATAGCTGGAACCAGGCCATCAGGCCAGAAACCAACGCCGCCGAAGTCTTTAAAGTAGACAACCGCACCGCTGATGAATTACGCAAGTTAGGTTACGGTGCCGTGCTTACGCAACACCAAGACGGGTTGGCCCGCGGTACTGCCGCCCTGGTTTCTCTGGCCAACAAACGCGAAAACCAGGTAATCTTGCTGGACCGCGCCGCCGCGGCCTTATCTTTTGACAAAGGTTCCTCCACGCAGGAATATCCAAGTTCGCTGATGGGATCCATTGCCCTGTTGCGCCAGACGTACCTAGACGCCCGCTGGAACCAACAGAACCCCGACAAAGAGCAGAACATCTCCTTGAAAGCCTTCACCGAGGCCAACAAACTGCCCCAGATTTTTGAGGTCAGCAACAAACTCAACGCCGTGCGCGCTGATAAAGTGGGCGACGAATTCGGGCACCAGTACATCTTCAAGGGCAACGGCGACGAGTATCAAATGCTGCCTGCCATCAAGCAGACCGGCGCGCCGTTCATCTTGAGCCTGAACTTCCCGGACGCCTATAACGTGGAAGACCCGTATGAAACGCGCCGCATTAACTTAGAAGACCTCAAGCACTGGGAAATGGCTCCGGCCAACCCGTCAATGCTGGTGAAAGAAGGCGTGACCATTGCGTTCACGGCCTCAGACCTGCGCGAGAAAAACCGCTTTTTGCCTAACCTCCGTAAGGCGGTACAATACGGCTTGCCAGAGCAGGAAGCCCTGAAAGCCTTGACTTCCACGCCCGCCAGATTAATCAAAGCCGAAAAACAGGTAGGCGCGCTCCGCGAAGGCATGCAAGCCAACTTTGTGATCGCCTCCGGCAGATTATTTGACAACGCCACCATTCTTCTGGAGAACTGGGTGCAAGGCGAAGGCTACAAAATCAGTGAGACACCCGGCGATTACCGTGGCGTGTATTCTTTGAAAGTAGGCAACCAACCGGAGCGCCGCATGATCATTGCCGGCACCGCCGAGAAACCAGACCTGAAAGTGGTGACTACCGATACGCTCAAAGGCAGTTTGACTTTCTCCGGCGACATGCTCACGTTTGCGTTTGCCCCGGCCAAAGGTGCCAAAGAAAGCATTAGACTCACTGGCTGGAAATCAGCGCAAGGGTTCCAGGGCGAGGCGCAGTTGCCAGATGCCCAGACCGTGAAATGGAACGCCGTGCTGTCACAAGCCGCCACGCAACAAGCCCGCAGAGATTCGGCCCGCACCAAAGCCGCCGAGAAAATTGAACTGGGCCAGATGGTGTATCCGTTCGCGGCCTTCGGGAGAACCGAATTACCTAAATCAGAAACCGTCCTGATCAAAAACGCCACGGTGTGGACGAACGAGAAAGAAGGAAAGCTGGAAAACGCAGACGTGCTGCTCCGCGATGGCAAGATTGCCCAGGTAGGCAAGAACCTGTCGGCTAGCGGTGCTAAAGTTATTGACGGCACCGGTAAACACGTTACGCCAGGCATCATTGACGAGCACTCGCACATTGCCCTGGACGGCGTGAACGAAGGAACCCAGGCCGTGACCGCTGAGGTGCGCATGGCCGATGTGGTGAACCACGAACAAGTGAACATTTACCGCCAGTTGGCCGGTGGTGTGACTACCTCACAGTTGCTGCACGGTTCTGCCAACCCAATCGGGGGCCAAAGCGCGTTGATTAAATTGCGTTGGGGTCAGGCTCCGGAGAAACTGATGTTTGAAGGCGCAGACGGTTTCATCAAATTCGCCCTGGGCGAAAACGTGAAGCATTCTAACCGCTCGGCGGTGTACACCGTTCGGTTCCCTCAGACCCGCATGGGCGTGGAGCAGGTAATGGTAGATGCCTTCCAGCGCGCCAAAGAATACGAGAAAACCTGGGCCGGCTACAACAAACTGTCCAAATCGCAGAAAGCCAAAACGCCCGCCCCGCGCCGCGACATTGAGCTTGATGCTTTGGTGGAAATCTTGAACAACAAGCGCTACATCACCTGCCACTCGTACGTGCAGTCTGAAATCAACATGATGATGAAAGTGGCCGACCAAATGGGCTTTAAAGTAAACACCTTCACGCACATTCTGGAAGGCTACAAAGTGGCTGACAAAATGAAAGCGCACGGCGCCGGTGGTTCTACCTTCTCAGACTGGTGGGCCTACAAAATGGAGGTGAAAGACGCTATTCCGTACAACGCCGCCATTATGCACAACGTGGGCGTGACCACGGCCATTAACTCAGATGATGCTGAAATGGCCCGCCGCCTAAACCAGGAAGCTGCCAAAACCATGAAATACGGGGGAGTTTCTGAGGAAGACGCCCTGAAAATGGTGACCTTGAACCCGGCAAAATTGCTGCACATTGACAACAAAGTAGGTAGCCTGAAAGCCGGTAAAGATGCAGACGTTGTATTGTGGAATACGCACCCACTCTCTATCTATGCCCGCCCTGAGAAAACCTTTGTAGACGGCGTGGCCTACTTTGACTTGGACTCCGACAAAACCTTGCAGGAAGCTCAGGAGAAAGAACGTCTGCGTCTGGTCAACAAAATGCTGGCTGCCAAAGCCCGCGGTGAGAAAACCCAATCGGCACCTACCGGCCGTAGATTTGGGCAGCAGGTGCTACACTGTGAAGACGTAGAAAACGCAGAGGAAGAAACCTTATTTGAATCTGAATACCACAACAAAACCCAAGGAGGACACTAA
- a CDS encoding PQQ-dependent sugar dehydrogenase, with product MKITQNLVASGLLLAVLGFGCKSTEDNQDTVATNTTNACTPLETRTANSPDQKPAFAGQTRACAMTSTTAFQVETLATGLEKPWAVEPLPNGTLLVTEKPGRLRIVSATGQVGPAINGLPAVDPRGQGGLLDVALSPSFSSDRTIYWSFTEPRADGNGTSVARGVLSQNNQALEQVQVIFRVTPSYTNNMHYGSRIAFGPDNMLYLTTGERSDLATRPQAQQMNSHLGKIMRINPATGAAPQDNPFVNQSGSKPEIWSVGHRNVQSAAFDQNGRLWVVEMGPQGGDELNLVEKGKNYGWPLVTYGEEYSGAPIPNAVTQKAGFEQPVYYWDPVIAPSGAQFYTGSAFPEWRGNLFVGNMKDRRLVRLKIENGKVTGEEHMLADKDKRIRDVRQGPDGALYLVTDETNGQLWKISPR from the coding sequence ATGAAAATCACACAAAATTTAGTTGCCAGCGGCTTACTGTTGGCAGTGTTGGGCTTTGGCTGCAAAAGCACCGAAGACAACCAGGACACTGTAGCCACCAACACCACCAATGCCTGCACCCCGTTAGAGACGCGCACCGCCAACTCCCCAGACCAGAAACCAGCCTTTGCCGGACAAACCCGTGCCTGCGCCATGACCTCTACCACCGCATTTCAGGTAGAGACCTTGGCCACCGGGCTGGAGAAACCCTGGGCCGTGGAACCCTTGCCCAACGGCACCTTATTGGTCACTGAGAAGCCGGGCCGGTTGCGCATCGTGTCGGCTACGGGTCAGGTGGGGCCAGCCATTAACGGGCTACCGGCCGTAGACCCGCGGGGCCAGGGCGGCTTGCTGGATGTGGCCTTGAGCCCATCGTTTAGCTCAGACAGGACTATTTACTGGAGTTTTACAGAGCCTCGGGCAGATGGCAACGGCACCAGCGTGGCCCGCGGCGTTTTAAGCCAGAACAACCAGGCCCTGGAACAAGTGCAGGTAATTTTCAGGGTGACGCCGTCTTACACCAACAATATGCACTACGGCTCGCGCATCGCGTTTGGGCCAGACAACATGCTGTACCTAACCACCGGCGAACGTTCTGACCTGGCCACCCGTCCGCAGGCCCAGCAGATGAACAGCCACCTGGGCAAAATCATGCGCATCAACCCGGCCACCGGCGCCGCGCCCCAAGACAATCCCTTCGTTAACCAATCTGGTTCAAAACCCGAAATATGGAGCGTAGGCCACCGCAACGTCCAGTCGGCGGCGTTTGACCAGAACGGCCGGCTGTGGGTAGTGGAAATGGGCCCGCAGGGCGGCGATGAATTGAACCTGGTGGAGAAAGGCAAAAACTACGGATGGCCTTTAGTCACTTACGGCGAAGAATACAGCGGTGCTCCTATCCCCAACGCCGTGACTCAGAAAGCCGGTTTTGAGCAGCCCGTGTATTATTGGGACCCGGTGATTGCCCCGTCTGGTGCGCAGTTCTACACCGGCTCGGCGTTCCCGGAATGGCGCGGCAACCTGTTTGTGGGCAACATGAAAGACCGCCGCCTGGTGCGCCTGAAAATTGAAAACGGCAAAGTCACCGGCGAAGAACATATGCTAGCCGACAAAGACAAACGCATCAGAGACGTACGCCAAGGCCCAGACGGCGCCCTGTACCTGGTCACCGATGAAACCAACGGCCAACTCTGGAAAATCTCCCCGCGCTAA
- a CDS encoding amidohydrolase family protein produces MQNTENSLVQTMPRKMKRAAALAATLLVSAAAWAQVPVPATKQAKPTVLTGATLHVGNGQVIEQAAVAFENGKITYAGPASGYKGSGAESINVAGKHIYPGLILPNSQLGLNEIESVRATLDQQEVGLFNPNVRSVVAYNTDSDIVPTLRSNGVLLAQITPTGGVISGSSSVVQLDAWNWEDALVRADGGLHLRWPAMLQTGDNSPAAAQRRQARQTGLTELETLLADAASYKNQSRDKENLKLSSLTGLFDGSKRLFLHANYGKEIVEGIRFAQKAGVKNIVVVGGGDALVVADFLKENNIPVIYSGVHALPGRAGDDVYLPYKMPGLLQQAGILFCLDYDASLHGTRNLPFIAGTAVAFGLGKEQALSSVTLNAAKILGVEDKVGSLEVGKDATLVVSDGDLLDMRTNKVGHAFIQGRKLNLTDKQQYLYEKFNGKYQEGK; encoded by the coding sequence ATGCAAAACACAGAAAACTCCCTGGTGCAAACCATGCCAAGAAAAATGAAACGTGCCGCGGCACTCGCTGCTACTTTGCTGGTAAGTGCCGCCGCCTGGGCCCAGGTGCCGGTGCCCGCCACCAAGCAAGCCAAACCCACCGTGCTTACCGGGGCTACACTCCACGTAGGCAACGGCCAGGTCATTGAACAAGCCGCCGTGGCTTTTGAGAACGGAAAAATCACCTATGCCGGTCCGGCCTCTGGTTACAAAGGCAGTGGGGCCGAATCCATTAACGTGGCCGGAAAGCACATCTACCCGGGGTTGATTTTGCCGAACAGCCAACTAGGCTTGAACGAGATTGAATCTGTACGCGCCACGCTAGATCAGCAGGAAGTGGGGTTGTTCAACCCCAATGTGCGGTCAGTGGTGGCGTATAACACAGACTCAGACATTGTGCCCACGCTTCGTTCAAACGGTGTGTTGTTGGCGCAAATCACGCCCACGGGTGGTGTGATTTCGGGTTCCTCCTCAGTGGTGCAGTTAGATGCCTGGAACTGGGAAGATGCCCTGGTGCGCGCCGATGGCGGGTTACATTTGCGGTGGCCAGCCATGCTGCAAACAGGAGATAACAGCCCGGCAGCGGCCCAAAGACGCCAGGCGCGTCAGACCGGTTTGACCGAGCTGGAAACCTTGCTGGCAGATGCGGCTTCGTACAAAAACCAGTCACGTGACAAAGAAAACCTGAAACTGTCTTCCTTGACGGGTTTGTTCGACGGATCTAAGAGACTATTTCTGCATGCCAATTACGGCAAGGAAATAGTAGAAGGTATCCGGTTCGCGCAGAAAGCTGGTGTGAAAAACATTGTAGTGGTAGGCGGCGGCGACGCGCTGGTAGTGGCTGATTTCCTGAAGGAAAACAACATTCCGGTCATCTACTCGGGTGTGCATGCTTTGCCTGGCCGCGCCGGCGATGACGTGTACCTGCCTTACAAAATGCCGGGTCTCTTGCAGCAGGCTGGTATTCTGTTCTGCCTGGACTATGACGCCAGTTTGCACGGCACACGCAATCTGCCGTTCATTGCGGGCACGGCCGTGGCCTTTGGCTTGGGCAAAGAGCAGGCGCTCTCCAGCGTGACGCTCAATGCCGCCAAAATTCTGGGCGTAGAGGACAAAGTAGGTTCCCTGGAAGTTGGCAAAGACGCTACCCTGGTGGTCTCTGACGGTGATTTGCTGGACATGCGCACCAACAAAGTGGGTCACGCCTTCATACAAGGCCGCAAACTCAACCTCACCGACAAACAACAATACCTCTACGAAAAATTCAACGGCAAATACCAGGAAGGAAAGTAA